A stretch of the Panthera uncia isolate 11264 chromosome E2 unlocalized genomic scaffold, Puncia_PCG_1.0 HiC_scaffold_20, whole genome shotgun sequence genome encodes the following:
- the LOC125916454 gene encoding ATP-dependent RNA helicase DDX19A isoform X3, whose amino-acid sequence MSGTFLIRKPQLLQGVYAMGFNRPSKIQENALPMMLAEPPQNLIAQSQSGTGKTAAFVLAMLSRVEPAERYPQCLCLSPTYELALQTGKVIEQMGKFHPELKLAYAVRGNKLERGQKISEHIVIGTPGTVLDWCAKLKFIDPKKIKVFVLDEADVMIATQGHQDQSIRIQRMLPRNCQMLLFSATFEDSVWKFAQKVVPDPNIIKLKREEETLDTIKQYYVLCNNRDEKFQALCNLYGAITIAQAMIFCHTRKTASWLAAELSKEGHQVALLSGEMMVEQRAAVIERFREGKEKVLVTTNVCARGIDVEQVSVVINFDLPVDKDGNPDNETYLHRIGRTGRFGKRGLAVNMVDSKHSMNILNRIQEHFNKKIERLDTDDLDEIEKIAN is encoded by the exons ATGTCAGGAACATTTCTTATTAG GAAACCACAGCTTCTCCAGGGAGTCTATGCCATGGGCTTCAATCGACCATCCAAGATACAAGAGAATGCATTACCCATGATGCTTGCTGAGCC CCCACAGAACCTGATTGCTCAGTCTCAGTCAGGTACTGGTAAAACAGCCGCCTTCGTCCTGGCCATGCTCAGCCGAGTGGAACCAGCAGAGAGATACCCCCAG TGTTTGTGCCTCTCCCCAACATATGAGTTGGCACTTCAAACGGGAAAAGTGATTGAGCAGATGGGCAAATTTCATCCGGAACTAAAGCTTGCTTATGCTGTTCGAGGCAATAAAT TAGAAAGAGGTCAGAAGATCAGTGAACACATTGTCATTGGCACCCCTGGGACTGTTCTGGACTGGTGCGCCAAGCTCAAGTTCATCGACCCTAAGAAGATCAAGGTGTTTGTTCTGGATGAGGCTGACGTGATGATAGCTACTCAGGGCCACCAAGACCAGAGCATCCGCATCCAGAG GATGCTGCCCAGGAACTGCCAGATGCTGCTTTTCTCTGCCACCTTTGAAGACTCTGTGTGGAAATTTGCCCAGAAAGTGGTCCCAGACCCAAACATTATCAAACTGAAGCGTGAGGAGGAGACGTTGGACACCATCAAGCAGTATTACGTCCTGTGCAATAACCGAGATGAGAAGTTCCAGGCCTTGTGTAACCTCTACGGGGCCATCACCattgctcaggccatgatcttctGCCAC ACCCGCAAAACGGCTAGTTGGCTGGCAGCAGAGCTCTCCAAAGAAGGCCACCAGGTGGCTCTGCTGAGCGGCGAAATGATGGTGGAGCAGAGGGCTGCGGTGATCGAGCGCTTCCGAGAGGGCAAAGAGAAGGTGCTGGTGACCACCAACGTGTGTGCCCGCG GTATTGATGTTGAACAGGTATCTGTCGTCATCAACTTTGACCTTCCCGTGGACAAGGATGGGAACCCGGACAACGAGACCTACCTGCACCGGATCGGGCGCACGGGCCGCTTTGGCAAGAGGGGCCTGGCAGTGAACATGGTCGACAGCAAGCACAGCATGAACATCCTGAACAGAATCCAGGAGCATTTTA ataagaaaatagaaagattgGACACAGATGATTTGGATGAGATTGAGAAAATAGCCAACTGA
- the LOC125916454 gene encoding ATP-dependent RNA helicase DDX19A isoform X4 produces the protein MGFNRPSKIQENALPMMLAEPPQNLIAQSQSGTGKTAAFVLAMLSRVEPAERYPQCLCLSPTYELALQTGKVIEQMGKFHPELKLAYAVRGNKLERGQKISEHIVIGTPGTVLDWCAKLKFIDPKKIKVFVLDEADVMIATQGHQDQSIRIQRMLPRNCQMLLFSATFEDSVWKFAQKVVPDPNIIKLKREEETLDTIKQYYVLCNNRDEKFQALCNLYGAITIAQAMIFCHTRKTASWLAAELSKEGHQVALLSGEMMVEQRAAVIERFREGKEKVLVTTNVCARGIDVEQVSVVINFDLPVDKDGNPDNETYLHRIGRTGRFGKRGLAVNMVDSKHSMNILNRIQEHFNKKIERLDTDDLDEIEKIAN, from the exons ATGGGCTTCAATCGACCATCCAAGATACAAGAGAATGCATTACCCATGATGCTTGCTGAGCC CCCACAGAACCTGATTGCTCAGTCTCAGTCAGGTACTGGTAAAACAGCCGCCTTCGTCCTGGCCATGCTCAGCCGAGTGGAACCAGCAGAGAGATACCCCCAG TGTTTGTGCCTCTCCCCAACATATGAGTTGGCACTTCAAACGGGAAAAGTGATTGAGCAGATGGGCAAATTTCATCCGGAACTAAAGCTTGCTTATGCTGTTCGAGGCAATAAAT TAGAAAGAGGTCAGAAGATCAGTGAACACATTGTCATTGGCACCCCTGGGACTGTTCTGGACTGGTGCGCCAAGCTCAAGTTCATCGACCCTAAGAAGATCAAGGTGTTTGTTCTGGATGAGGCTGACGTGATGATAGCTACTCAGGGCCACCAAGACCAGAGCATCCGCATCCAGAG GATGCTGCCCAGGAACTGCCAGATGCTGCTTTTCTCTGCCACCTTTGAAGACTCTGTGTGGAAATTTGCCCAGAAAGTGGTCCCAGACCCAAACATTATCAAACTGAAGCGTGAGGAGGAGACGTTGGACACCATCAAGCAGTATTACGTCCTGTGCAATAACCGAGATGAGAAGTTCCAGGCCTTGTGTAACCTCTACGGGGCCATCACCattgctcaggccatgatcttctGCCAC ACCCGCAAAACGGCTAGTTGGCTGGCAGCAGAGCTCTCCAAAGAAGGCCACCAGGTGGCTCTGCTGAGCGGCGAAATGATGGTGGAGCAGAGGGCTGCGGTGATCGAGCGCTTCCGAGAGGGCAAAGAGAAGGTGCTGGTGACCACCAACGTGTGTGCCCGCG GTATTGATGTTGAACAGGTATCTGTCGTCATCAACTTTGACCTTCCCGTGGACAAGGATGGGAACCCGGACAACGAGACCTACCTGCACCGGATCGGGCGCACGGGCCGCTTTGGCAAGAGGGGCCTGGCAGTGAACATGGTCGACAGCAAGCACAGCATGAACATCCTGAACAGAATCCAGGAGCATTTTA ataagaaaatagaaagattgGACACAGATGATTTGGATGAGATTGAGAAAATAGCCAACTGA
- the LOC125916454 gene encoding ATP-dependent RNA helicase DDX19A isoform X1, producing the protein MATDSWALAVDEQEAAVKSMSNLQIKEEKVKPDTNGVIKTSATAEKTDEEEKEDRAAQSLLNKLIRSNLVDNTNQVEVLQRDPNSPLYSVKSFEELRLKPQLLQGVYAMGFNRPSKIQENALPMMLAEPPQNLIAQSQSGTGKTAAFVLAMLSRVEPAERYPQCLCLSPTYELALQTGKVIEQMGKFHPELKLAYAVRGNKLERGQKISEHIVIGTPGTVLDWCAKLKFIDPKKIKVFVLDEADVMIATQGHQDQSIRIQRMLPRNCQMLLFSATFEDSVWKFAQKVVPDPNIIKLKREEETLDTIKQYYVLCNNRDEKFQALCNLYGAITIAQAMIFCHTRKTASWLAAELSKEGHQVALLSGEMMVEQRAAVIERFREGKEKVLVTTNVCARGIDVEQVSVVINFDLPVDKDGNPDNETYLHRIGRTGRFGKRGLAVNMVDSKHSMNILNRIQEHFNKKIERLDTDDLDEIEKIAN; encoded by the exons ATGGCCACCGACTCGTGGGCCCTGGCAGTGGACGAGCAGGAAGCGGCTGTCAAGTCG ATGAGTAATTTGcaaatcaaggaagaaaaagtcAAACCAGATACCAATG gTGTTATTAAAACCAGTGCCActgcagagaaaacagatgaagaagagaaag AGGACAGAGCTGCCCAGTCTTTACTCAACAAGCTGATCAGAAGCAACCTTGTCGATAACACGAACCAAGTGGAAGTCCTCCAGCGGGACCCAAATTCCCCGCTCTACTCTGTGAAGTCCTTTGAGGAGCTTCGGCT GAAACCACAGCTTCTCCAGGGAGTCTATGCCATGGGCTTCAATCGACCATCCAAGATACAAGAGAATGCATTACCCATGATGCTTGCTGAGCC CCCACAGAACCTGATTGCTCAGTCTCAGTCAGGTACTGGTAAAACAGCCGCCTTCGTCCTGGCCATGCTCAGCCGAGTGGAACCAGCAGAGAGATACCCCCAG TGTTTGTGCCTCTCCCCAACATATGAGTTGGCACTTCAAACGGGAAAAGTGATTGAGCAGATGGGCAAATTTCATCCGGAACTAAAGCTTGCTTATGCTGTTCGAGGCAATAAAT TAGAAAGAGGTCAGAAGATCAGTGAACACATTGTCATTGGCACCCCTGGGACTGTTCTGGACTGGTGCGCCAAGCTCAAGTTCATCGACCCTAAGAAGATCAAGGTGTTTGTTCTGGATGAGGCTGACGTGATGATAGCTACTCAGGGCCACCAAGACCAGAGCATCCGCATCCAGAG GATGCTGCCCAGGAACTGCCAGATGCTGCTTTTCTCTGCCACCTTTGAAGACTCTGTGTGGAAATTTGCCCAGAAAGTGGTCCCAGACCCAAACATTATCAAACTGAAGCGTGAGGAGGAGACGTTGGACACCATCAAGCAGTATTACGTCCTGTGCAATAACCGAGATGAGAAGTTCCAGGCCTTGTGTAACCTCTACGGGGCCATCACCattgctcaggccatgatcttctGCCAC ACCCGCAAAACGGCTAGTTGGCTGGCAGCAGAGCTCTCCAAAGAAGGCCACCAGGTGGCTCTGCTGAGCGGCGAAATGATGGTGGAGCAGAGGGCTGCGGTGATCGAGCGCTTCCGAGAGGGCAAAGAGAAGGTGCTGGTGACCACCAACGTGTGTGCCCGCG GTATTGATGTTGAACAGGTATCTGTCGTCATCAACTTTGACCTTCCCGTGGACAAGGATGGGAACCCGGACAACGAGACCTACCTGCACCGGATCGGGCGCACGGGCCGCTTTGGCAAGAGGGGCCTGGCAGTGAACATGGTCGACAGCAAGCACAGCATGAACATCCTGAACAGAATCCAGGAGCATTTTA ataagaaaatagaaagattgGACACAGATGATTTGGATGAGATTGAGAAAATAGCCAACTGA
- the LOC125916454 gene encoding ATP-dependent RNA helicase DDX19A isoform X2 has protein sequence MSNLQIKEEKVKPDTNGVIKTSATAEKTDEEEKEDRAAQSLLNKLIRSNLVDNTNQVEVLQRDPNSPLYSVKSFEELRLKPQLLQGVYAMGFNRPSKIQENALPMMLAEPPQNLIAQSQSGTGKTAAFVLAMLSRVEPAERYPQCLCLSPTYELALQTGKVIEQMGKFHPELKLAYAVRGNKLERGQKISEHIVIGTPGTVLDWCAKLKFIDPKKIKVFVLDEADVMIATQGHQDQSIRIQRMLPRNCQMLLFSATFEDSVWKFAQKVVPDPNIIKLKREEETLDTIKQYYVLCNNRDEKFQALCNLYGAITIAQAMIFCHTRKTASWLAAELSKEGHQVALLSGEMMVEQRAAVIERFREGKEKVLVTTNVCARGIDVEQVSVVINFDLPVDKDGNPDNETYLHRIGRTGRFGKRGLAVNMVDSKHSMNILNRIQEHFNKKIERLDTDDLDEIEKIAN, from the exons ATGAGTAATTTGcaaatcaaggaagaaaaagtcAAACCAGATACCAATG gTGTTATTAAAACCAGTGCCActgcagagaaaacagatgaagaagagaaag AGGACAGAGCTGCCCAGTCTTTACTCAACAAGCTGATCAGAAGCAACCTTGTCGATAACACGAACCAAGTGGAAGTCCTCCAGCGGGACCCAAATTCCCCGCTCTACTCTGTGAAGTCCTTTGAGGAGCTTCGGCT GAAACCACAGCTTCTCCAGGGAGTCTATGCCATGGGCTTCAATCGACCATCCAAGATACAAGAGAATGCATTACCCATGATGCTTGCTGAGCC CCCACAGAACCTGATTGCTCAGTCTCAGTCAGGTACTGGTAAAACAGCCGCCTTCGTCCTGGCCATGCTCAGCCGAGTGGAACCAGCAGAGAGATACCCCCAG TGTTTGTGCCTCTCCCCAACATATGAGTTGGCACTTCAAACGGGAAAAGTGATTGAGCAGATGGGCAAATTTCATCCGGAACTAAAGCTTGCTTATGCTGTTCGAGGCAATAAAT TAGAAAGAGGTCAGAAGATCAGTGAACACATTGTCATTGGCACCCCTGGGACTGTTCTGGACTGGTGCGCCAAGCTCAAGTTCATCGACCCTAAGAAGATCAAGGTGTTTGTTCTGGATGAGGCTGACGTGATGATAGCTACTCAGGGCCACCAAGACCAGAGCATCCGCATCCAGAG GATGCTGCCCAGGAACTGCCAGATGCTGCTTTTCTCTGCCACCTTTGAAGACTCTGTGTGGAAATTTGCCCAGAAAGTGGTCCCAGACCCAAACATTATCAAACTGAAGCGTGAGGAGGAGACGTTGGACACCATCAAGCAGTATTACGTCCTGTGCAATAACCGAGATGAGAAGTTCCAGGCCTTGTGTAACCTCTACGGGGCCATCACCattgctcaggccatgatcttctGCCAC ACCCGCAAAACGGCTAGTTGGCTGGCAGCAGAGCTCTCCAAAGAAGGCCACCAGGTGGCTCTGCTGAGCGGCGAAATGATGGTGGAGCAGAGGGCTGCGGTGATCGAGCGCTTCCGAGAGGGCAAAGAGAAGGTGCTGGTGACCACCAACGTGTGTGCCCGCG GTATTGATGTTGAACAGGTATCTGTCGTCATCAACTTTGACCTTCCCGTGGACAAGGATGGGAACCCGGACAACGAGACCTACCTGCACCGGATCGGGCGCACGGGCCGCTTTGGCAAGAGGGGCCTGGCAGTGAACATGGTCGACAGCAAGCACAGCATGAACATCCTGAACAGAATCCAGGAGCATTTTA ataagaaaatagaaagattgGACACAGATGATTTGGATGAGATTGAGAAAATAGCCAACTGA